TGGCGTTTATCAACCGCAGCAACTCGCTGCATGTACGCCAGCACTTCGAGCGCGGTGAGAACGAGGCGATCCGCCGCCAACTGGCCGGACTGATCGATGTCGACCCCGCCGCCGTCGCCTTCACCCGCAATGCCACCGAAGCCCTGCAATCGCTGATCCGCAACTACAACCGCCTGCAACCGGGCGATCAGGTGCTGATCAGCGACCTCGAATACGACACCGTGAAAGGCGCCATGCGTTGGCTGGCGGGTTATCGCGGCGTGGAAGTCATCGAACTGTCCCACACGCACCCGGCGAGTTTCGACAGCCTTGTGCAGACGTATCGCGATGCATTCGTGCAATACCCGCGCTTGAAGCTGATGGCACTGACCCACGTGACCCACCGCACCGGGCTGGTCATGCCCGTGGCCGCGATTGCCCAGGCGGCGCGCGAGCAGGGTATCGATGTGATCCTCGACGGCGCCCATGCCCTGGGCCAGATCGAATTCAACCTGGCCGAACTGGGTATCCAATTTGCCGGCTTCAACCTGCACAAGTGGATTGGCGCCCCGCTGACCTTGGGCTTCCTGTACATCGCTCCCGAGCGCCTGGCCGACATCGACCCGGACATGGGCGAATTCCACTACCCCGCCACCGACGTTCGCGCACGTACGCCCTACAGCACGCCGAATTTCCCGGCGCTGATGACCTTGCCGCTGGTGCTTGAAGAACATCGGCAACTGGGCGGCGCGGCAGCCAAGGGCGCGCGAGTGAATTACTTGCGGAACTTGTGGGTCAGCCAGGTACGGGAATTGCCGGGGATCGAGGTGCTGACGCCGGACGATCCACGCTTGTATTGCGGGATAACGGCGTTCAAGTTCATTGGGAAGGATCAGCAGGTGATGACGGAGCGTTTGCTCAAGGACTACAACCTGTTCACCACGACGCGTGTGGGTGCGTCGTTTGGCACCTGTATCCGGGTGACGCCAGGGTTGGTGACGCAGGCAGCGGAGATAGCCGTGCTGGTCAAAGCCATCACCGAATTGAGCGTCGGCTAGGCGCGTTTTCAACAGGCAAAAAAAAGCGGTACACCGACCAAGTGCACCGCAAAAATGCCGTTAAGCACAGCAACAACGATTCGGTAAATCAGATCAATCCAGCAGCGCCAGCGCCTCGGCGGTGACTTCCTGGATGCGGGCCCCAGTCGCCGTTCTTGACCCACTCAGGGTCGAGCATCCAGCTACCGCCCACACACATCACGTTTTTCAACGCCATGTAGTTTTTGATGTTGGCCGGGCCGACGCCGCCGGTCGGGCAGAATTTCACTTCGCCGAACGGGCCACCCAGGGCCTTGATCGCAGCCACGCCGCCGCTGACTTCCGCCGGGAACAGTTTGAAGCGGCGATAGCCCAGGCCATAACCCTCCATGATGCCCGAGGCATTGCTGATGCCCGGCAGCAGCGGGATCGGGCTGTGTACCGAGGCTTCCAGCAGGTCGCGGGTGATGCCTGGGGTGACGATGAACTGCGAGCCAGCCACTTCGGCGGCTTCAAGCATGTGACGGTCGAGCACGGTGCCGGCACCGGTGCACAGTTCAGGGCGTTGCTCGCGCAGGACCTGAATGGCCTTGAGGCCGAACTCGGAACGCAGGGTCACTTCCAATGCGGTCAAACCACCGGCTGCCAGGGCATCGGCCAGCGGCAGGATGTCCTGTTCGCGGGCGATGGTGATCACCGGCAGGATCCGCGCCTTGGCGCAGAGGCTGT
The genomic region above belongs to Pseudomonas azotoformans and contains:
- a CDS encoding aminotransferase class V-fold PLP-dependent enzyme, producing the protein MPRNADNENHWHAIAQRYALEPGPINLENGYFGRMSQAVQAQYLEHVAFINRSNSLHVRQHFERGENEAIRRQLAGLIDVDPAAVAFTRNATEALQSLIRNYNRLQPGDQVLISDLEYDTVKGAMRWLAGYRGVEVIELSHTHPASFDSLVQTYRDAFVQYPRLKLMALTHVTHRTGLVMPVAAIAQAAREQGIDVILDGAHALGQIEFNLAELGIQFAGFNLHKWIGAPLTLGFLYIAPERLADIDPDMGEFHYPATDVRARTPYSTPNFPALMTLPLVLEEHRQLGGAAAKGARVNYLRNLWVSQVRELPGIEVLTPDDPRLYCGITAFKFIGKDQQVMTERLLKDYNLFTTTRVGASFGTCIRVTPGLVTQAAEIAVLVKAITELSVG